One segment of Haladaptatus sp. R4 DNA contains the following:
- the cas7b gene encoding type I-B CRISPR-associated protein Cas7/Csh2, which produces MTDIQNRSEILFITDAQDCNPNGNPMGENRPRIDPITQKAAITDVRLKRYLRDQLHDDDHPIFVKKTGEKSAVRAALALDLFDEVEKPEDLDQIDDIRTEFLERATDVRYFGATLSFNKDPEDDLYAAVKEHFSGGNFTGPVQFSPARSLNEVETNEETSTLTSVIATQEGNEQGGFDLDDHRIKYGIFPFHGLVDEHGADDTRLSRRDVKRLDTLCWRALKNQTISRSKVGQEPRLYLRVEYATDGYHVGDLHNDVSLANDSDSTADAELRSVRDVRLNVTNLVETLTRVAEAGHIEEIHYAASERLQATCEGEDIETVMDVPDVLSERGVPVHEIDVYEEFKETLPSE; this is translated from the coding sequence ATGACTGACATCCAAAACCGATCCGAGATATTGTTCATCACTGACGCACAGGACTGCAACCCGAACGGCAATCCGATGGGCGAAAACCGTCCACGTATTGATCCGATCACACAGAAGGCCGCCATCACCGACGTCCGTCTGAAACGGTACTTGAGAGACCAACTACACGACGATGACCATCCAATTTTCGTAAAGAAAACAGGTGAGAAATCGGCGGTACGGGCGGCACTTGCCCTTGACTTATTCGACGAAGTTGAGAAACCGGAGGACCTCGACCAGATTGACGATATTCGAACCGAATTCCTCGAACGTGCGACTGATGTGCGCTATTTCGGTGCAACGCTGAGCTTCAACAAAGATCCTGAAGACGATCTTTACGCGGCAGTCAAGGAGCACTTTTCGGGCGGGAATTTTACCGGTCCGGTTCAGTTCTCCCCTGCACGCTCGCTGAATGAGGTTGAAACGAACGAAGAGACAAGTACGTTGACGAGCGTCATTGCCACGCAGGAAGGCAACGAACAGGGTGGATTTGATCTTGATGACCACCGCATCAAGTATGGTATCTTCCCTTTCCATGGACTCGTTGATGAACACGGTGCCGATGACACGCGACTCTCACGACGTGATGTTAAGCGATTAGACACCCTGTGCTGGCGCGCGTTGAAGAACCAAACGATCTCACGAAGTAAGGTCGGCCAAGAACCACGACTCTACCTACGCGTTGAATATGCAACAGACGGCTATCATGTCGGCGATCTTCACAACGACGTTAGCCTTGCTAATGACAGTGACTCAACCGCCGACGCCGAACTGCGGAGTGTTCGAGACGTTCGACTGAATGTCACTAACCTCGTTGAAACGCTTACTCGTGTCGCCGAAGCAGGCCACATCGAGGAGATTCATTACGCAGCAAGTGAACGACTGCAAGCGACGTGCGAAGGGGAGGATATTGAGACAGTGATGGACGTTCCAGATGTGCTATCCGAACGTGGGGTTCCTGTTCACGAAATCGATGTGTACGAGGAATTCAAAGAGACGCTTCCCAGCGAGTAG